Proteins encoded within one genomic window of Terriglobus sp. TAA 43:
- a CDS encoding cation-efflux pump yields the protein MRPGQTNPEVEPSLAETSELKRNTALRSVLAASGITLLKIITGLSTGSLGMLSEAAHSAIDLVASCLTLFSLRLSDRPADEDHTYGHGRVESLSAFIETGFMLASSIWIIYEAVHRILRYAHGQSLDLQTSIWPVVVLLLSIAVDYTRSRALAKVAKEAHSQALEAEALHFGTDIWSSTAVLIGLLAAFLGKRLGIPALELADPIAALIVSLIILKVTYTLARETVDALLDATTPEMRKQLVDAIRHVEGVASVNDLRMRRAGTRYFADVAIGIRRNTTLQRSQQIVAAATEAVQQTMPGTDVVIRTIPYAGRSESVFDRVRAVALRNNLSIHDVSVQDVEGGLAVELHLELPEHMPLRDAHDTVTRVESEMKQEVPEIRSVITHIESEESTIEPAVRLQHDRDLEDAVRRAAEGFPEVLDVHNIVTLRSGDHLQMSCHCSMDDDLPMGIVHRVITQMEAAFLRERPEVDRLLIHPEPATDNDR from the coding sequence ATGCGTCCCGGCCAGACCAATCCCGAAGTGGAGCCAAGCCTGGCCGAGACCTCAGAGCTGAAGCGCAACACGGCTCTGCGCAGCGTCCTCGCCGCCAGCGGCATCACGCTGCTCAAGATCATCACCGGCCTATCCACCGGCTCACTCGGCATGCTCAGCGAGGCAGCCCACTCCGCCATCGACCTCGTCGCCTCCTGCCTCACACTCTTCAGCCTTCGCCTCTCCGACCGCCCCGCCGACGAGGACCACACCTACGGCCACGGCCGCGTGGAAAGCCTCTCCGCCTTCATCGAAACCGGCTTCATGCTCGCCTCGTCCATCTGGATCATCTACGAGGCAGTCCACCGCATCCTGCGCTACGCCCACGGCCAAAGCCTCGACCTGCAGACCTCCATCTGGCCCGTCGTCGTCCTCCTGCTCTCCATCGCGGTCGACTACACGCGCTCTCGCGCCCTCGCCAAAGTCGCGAAAGAAGCCCACTCCCAGGCACTCGAAGCGGAAGCCCTGCACTTCGGCACCGACATTTGGTCAAGCACCGCGGTCCTCATCGGCCTGCTTGCCGCATTCCTCGGCAAACGTCTCGGCATCCCCGCGCTGGAACTCGCTGACCCCATCGCCGCCCTGATCGTCTCGCTCATCATCCTCAAAGTCACGTATACACTCGCGCGCGAAACGGTCGATGCCCTGCTCGACGCCACCACCCCGGAGATGCGCAAGCAACTCGTCGACGCCATCCGTCACGTCGAAGGCGTCGCCTCCGTCAACGACCTCCGCATGCGCCGCGCCGGCACGCGTTACTTCGCCGACGTCGCCATCGGCATCCGTCGCAATACCACACTCCAGCGCTCGCAACAGATCGTCGCAGCCGCCACCGAAGCCGTGCAACAAACCATGCCCGGCACCGACGTCGTGATCCGCACCATCCCCTACGCGGGCCGCAGCGAAAGCGTCTTCGACCGCGTCCGCGCTGTCGCCCTGCGCAACAACCTCTCCATCCACGACGTCTCCGTGCAGGATGTCGAAGGCGGCCTCGCCGTCGAACTCCACCTCGAACTTCCCGAGCACATGCCACTACGCGACGCACACGACACCGTCACCCGAGTCGAGTCGGAAATGAAGCAGGAAGTTCCCGAAATCCGTTCCGTCATCACGCACATCGAGTCCGAAGAAAGCACCATCGAACCCGCGGTCCGCCTGCAGCACGACCGCGATCTGGAAGACGCCGTACGCCGCGCCGCCGAAGGCTTCCCTGAGGTCCTCGATGTCCACAACATCGTCACCCTCCGCAGCGGCGACCACCTCCAGATGAGCTGCCACTGCTCCATGGACGACGACCTGCCCATGGGCATCGTCCACCGCGTCATCACGCAGATGGAAGCCGCCTTCCTCCGCGAGCGCCCTGAGGTCGACCGCCTCCTCATCCACCCCGAACCAGCCACGGACAACGACCGATAG
- a CDS encoding MFS transporter has protein sequence MSRTAKWAIASLFLADGIGFGVWAAHVPVIQTNLHLDTAGLSFILLSLVAGSILSMPLAGFFITKFSSRSTVRVAAACYILAIALLAAFKSHWTFMLGAGLFGASKGALDVSVNAQALAVEAHEQRSCINFCQGCWSVGGLFGSGISSVLLHHHFTASTDLFLCAGVLFLVCLPSFKGGLVADPFAQKQESGGSHFDPYLIKLAILAFFGLFAEGSVGDWAAVYLHLNVGTTLSWAAAGYAGYAICMAASRFTGGWLLARFSEANVLFGSGVLVAIGFSTFLLAPTWPLGFAGLGLTGVGMANIVPIVIKASERSTRMSAGAAISMVSTVGYFGLLAGPPLIGWVAHATTLRFALVLIITAGLIVAAGPRFTKFSTEEPSEPAANPVTSNLGEPNPVS, from the coding sequence ATGAGCCGTACCGCAAAATGGGCAATCGCTTCCCTCTTCCTTGCCGATGGCATTGGATTCGGCGTTTGGGCAGCACATGTTCCAGTGATTCAGACGAACCTGCACCTGGATACCGCAGGACTATCGTTCATCCTGCTGAGCCTTGTCGCCGGGTCCATCCTGTCCATGCCGCTCGCCGGATTCTTCATCACAAAGTTCAGCAGCCGCTCCACCGTGCGAGTCGCAGCCGCCTGCTACATCCTCGCCATCGCACTACTGGCAGCCTTTAAATCGCATTGGACTTTCATGCTGGGAGCGGGTTTGTTTGGCGCATCCAAAGGCGCGCTCGACGTTTCCGTAAACGCACAGGCACTTGCAGTGGAAGCGCACGAACAACGCTCATGCATCAACTTTTGCCAGGGCTGCTGGAGCGTCGGCGGCCTCTTCGGTTCCGGAATCTCCAGCGTCCTGCTGCATCATCACTTCACAGCCAGCACCGACCTCTTCCTGTGCGCCGGTGTCCTCTTCCTCGTATGCCTCCCATCCTTCAAAGGAGGCCTCGTCGCGGATCCCTTCGCTCAAAAGCAGGAATCCGGCGGCTCACACTTTGATCCCTATCTCATCAAACTCGCCATACTCGCCTTCTTCGGCCTCTTTGCCGAGGGCTCCGTGGGCGACTGGGCCGCGGTTTATCTCCACCTGAACGTCGGCACAACACTCTCGTGGGCCGCCGCGGGCTACGCCGGATATGCCATCTGCATGGCCGCCTCGCGCTTCACCGGCGGATGGCTCCTCGCGCGCTTTTCTGAGGCCAACGTGCTCTTCGGCAGCGGCGTTCTCGTCGCGATCGGCTTCAGCACCTTCCTGCTCGCCCCAACGTGGCCACTCGGCTTTGCCGGTCTGGGACTCACAGGCGTGGGCATGGCCAACATCGTCCCCATCGTCATTAAGGCGTCGGAACGATCCACCCGCATGAGCGCAGGCGCAGCCATCTCCATGGTCTCAACCGTCGGCTATTTCGGACTGCTAGCCGGCCCACCGCTCATCGGCTGGGTAGCGCACGCAACCACCCTGCGGTTCGCTCTCGTACTCATCATCACCGCCGGCCTCATCGTCGCCGCCGGCCCACGCTTCACAAAATTCTCGACGGAAGAGCCATCGGAGCCCGCAGCAAACCCCGTCACCTCCAACCTCGGCGAGCCAAACCCCGTATCCTGA
- a CDS encoding TetR/AcrR family transcriptional regulator produces MAVFDPNRKRNARGEQRQQELLHAAATVFARLGYHETTTNAIAAEAGVSPATLYQFFPNKDAIASALTASYAREMADAERALDPEFSLDFHEAIHALLDLCMRYNREKPEFHTLVLNAPLSDDARHEKHQLGQVFVDFIAERLHRAQPNLSRAERTHHGQVALLIFRGILDELTTATRATRPRLQQAMHDAVLRYLEPLLPASKRSKA; encoded by the coding sequence GTGGCAGTCTTTGACCCCAACCGGAAACGAAACGCACGCGGCGAACAACGTCAGCAGGAACTGCTACATGCAGCCGCCACCGTCTTCGCACGCCTTGGTTATCACGAGACCACCACCAACGCCATCGCTGCGGAAGCAGGCGTGTCCCCCGCCACGCTCTATCAGTTCTTTCCCAATAAAGACGCCATCGCCAGCGCGCTCACTGCGTCATACGCGCGCGAAATGGCCGACGCAGAACGCGCACTCGACCCGGAATTTTCCTTAGACTTCCACGAAGCCATCCACGCCCTGCTCGACCTCTGCATGCGCTACAACCGCGAGAAGCCGGAGTTCCACACGCTGGTCCTCAACGCACCACTCTCCGATGACGCACGCCACGAAAAACACCAGCTAGGCCAGGTCTTCGTAGACTTCATCGCAGAGCGCCTGCACCGCGCACAACCCAACCTCTCACGCGCCGAACGCACCCACCACGGTCAGGTCGCGCTACTCATCTTCCGCGGCATCCTCGATGAACTCACCACAGCCACACGCGCCACACGGCCACGCCTTCAACAGGCAATGCACGACGCAGTTCTCCGCTACCTCGAACCACTACTCCCCGCAAGTAAACGCAGCAAAGCCTAA
- a CDS encoding PASTA domain-containing protein, translated as MKIRIRYHDNSGELSAGAARAFRIGTTVLAMSTVALFSALITMRLAIHTGEVETPSLTGMTLEEAANASNNRKLNLTVENRFYSTTVPAGRVLSQSPAAGANVRKGWHMRITESLGPQRATIPDTVGMNEHDAGMAIRRASLDPGAMAHIPSPGLSDTVLAQTPPANAEGVDKPEVSLLLTEPYTAQPKAWVMPNLVGMSYSAASAKMREIELRVYAIVPIPAPPASTDPSIPAPPPVPMAPAGYVLSQTPTAGARVTAADIAKVKMSAAAAISDPTTLITPTPAANATPPAVKPR; from the coding sequence GTGAAGATTCGCATCCGCTACCACGACAACTCAGGCGAACTCTCCGCTGGTGCCGCCCGCGCCTTCCGCATCGGCACCACCGTCCTCGCCATGTCCACCGTGGCCCTGTTCTCCGCGCTCATCACCATGCGCCTCGCCATCCACACCGGCGAAGTAGAAACGCCCAGTCTCACCGGCATGACGCTCGAAGAAGCTGCAAACGCCTCCAACAATCGCAAACTCAATCTCACCGTGGAGAACCGCTTCTACTCCACCACCGTCCCCGCTGGACGCGTCCTCTCACAATCCCCCGCCGCAGGCGCCAACGTACGTAAGGGCTGGCACATGCGGATCACCGAGAGCCTCGGCCCCCAACGCGCCACCATCCCTGACACCGTCGGCATGAACGAGCACGACGCAGGCATGGCCATCCGCCGCGCCTCGCTCGACCCCGGAGCGATGGCCCACATTCCCTCACCCGGCCTGTCCGACACCGTTCTCGCGCAAACCCCGCCGGCCAACGCTGAAGGCGTCGACAAACCCGAAGTCAGCCTCCTGCTCACCGAGCCCTACACCGCGCAACCCAAGGCATGGGTCATGCCCAACCTCGTCGGCATGAGCTACTCCGCTGCCTCCGCAAAAATGCGCGAGATCGAACTCCGCGTCTACGCCATCGTCCCAATCCCCGCGCCCCCCGCTTCGACCGACCCCAGCATCCCCGCGCCACCGCCAGTCCCAATGGCCCCGGCAGGTTACGTCCTCTCGCAAACACCAACCGCAGGCGCCCGAGTCACCGCAGCAGACATAGCCAAGGTCAAGATGAGCGCAGCAGCCGCCATCTCCGACCCCACGACGCTCATCACACCAACGCCCGCAGCTAACGCGACTCCACCCGCAGTGAAGCCGCGCTAA
- a CDS encoding NmrA family NAD(P)-binding protein, with product MFTVMGITGRVGGAVAENLLAAGKKVRGVVRNVEKAKAWAEKGVELVESAYDDAQGLAKAFAGAEGVFAMIPPDFAPDPALPDQKRTIAAIRAGLEIAKPGKAVFLSSIGSEQPSGLGLITSTYLMEEATRTLSIPVAFLRAGSFMENWMGALDHIRATGEMPFFYAPLDRKYPLVATRDIGLAGAQVLQESWSGERVLEVDGPKGGTDLYEVAAAFGKALGRDVKAVQLPEAAWQGVLVAMGTPADRTGLYIEMVKSFNSGWIHFGNPDTEKFYGPTTIEAFAYGIK from the coding sequence ATGTTCACGGTGATGGGAATTACGGGCAGGGTTGGCGGAGCGGTTGCGGAGAACCTGTTGGCAGCGGGTAAGAAGGTGCGCGGTGTTGTTCGCAACGTGGAAAAGGCGAAGGCGTGGGCTGAGAAGGGTGTGGAGTTGGTGGAGTCTGCGTATGACGACGCGCAGGGATTAGCGAAGGCATTTGCAGGTGCCGAGGGCGTGTTTGCGATGATTCCGCCGGACTTTGCGCCTGATCCTGCGTTGCCAGATCAGAAGCGCACGATTGCTGCGATTCGTGCGGGGCTGGAGATAGCGAAGCCTGGTAAGGCTGTGTTTCTTTCTTCGATTGGTTCAGAACAGCCGAGTGGTTTGGGATTGATTACGTCGACGTACCTGATGGAAGAGGCGACGCGGACGCTATCGATCCCAGTGGCGTTTCTGCGCGCGGGCAGCTTCATGGAGAACTGGATGGGTGCACTGGATCACATTCGTGCGACGGGCGAGATGCCGTTCTTTTATGCGCCTCTGGATCGCAAGTATCCGTTGGTGGCGACGCGTGACATTGGGCTGGCCGGTGCGCAGGTGTTGCAGGAGAGCTGGAGTGGAGAGCGCGTGCTGGAGGTGGATGGACCGAAGGGTGGAACGGATCTGTACGAGGTGGCCGCTGCGTTCGGCAAGGCGCTGGGGCGCGATGTGAAGGCTGTGCAATTGCCTGAGGCCGCATGGCAGGGTGTGCTGGTGGCGATGGGTACGCCTGCGGATCGGACGGGACTTTATATCGAGATGGTGAAGAGTTTTAACTCAGGCTGGATTCACTTTGGAAATCCTGACACTGAGAAGTTCTATGGGCCGACTACGATTGAGGCGTTTGCGTACGGGATTAAGTAG
- a CDS encoding TIGR03435 family protein: MRIASRAALVPLLAGVLCFSMGTTAVSQVNSGVDDAKSLKFDVVSIRPSGSSSGRGMKVPPDGYEAIGLPLVDTLLVAYFPAPLFNHFDDLKSAPSWLGSENYDLQAKVAPADVAHWSSLKQNFAQTSPVLQQMLRQVLEERCKLRIHSEPTKTTGYALRIGAKATALVEDSSLPEGGAGQPFSDGAMFVFAMQNGERTYTFYNTSMSSLASYLTFTSQHTVEDQTGLKGRYKFVLRRLPADEDSAPPVPYDLRALGLKADKEEVSSMIWVVDSIERPSPN; encoded by the coding sequence ATGAGAATAGCGTCACGCGCAGCTCTTGTTCCCTTACTTGCGGGAGTTCTTTGTTTTTCCATGGGGACCACTGCTGTGTCCCAAGTGAATAGTGGAGTCGATGACGCCAAATCTCTGAAGTTTGATGTGGTCTCGATTCGACCGAGTGGCAGTTCGTCGGGAAGAGGTATGAAGGTACCGCCGGATGGCTATGAGGCGATTGGACTCCCATTAGTAGACACGCTTTTAGTCGCCTATTTTCCGGCACCCCTTTTTAATCATTTTGACGATTTGAAGAGCGCCCCTTCGTGGCTCGGCAGTGAGAACTATGACCTACAGGCGAAGGTGGCTCCAGCGGATGTTGCCCATTGGAGCAGCCTGAAACAGAACTTCGCTCAAACATCTCCGGTGTTGCAGCAGATGCTTCGACAGGTTTTGGAAGAGCGCTGTAAGTTACGCATCCACAGTGAGCCAACGAAGACTACCGGCTACGCCTTGCGCATTGGGGCCAAGGCGACCGCGTTGGTGGAGGATTCAAGCTTGCCTGAGGGAGGGGCGGGACAGCCCTTCTCGGATGGCGCCATGTTTGTTTTTGCGATGCAGAATGGCGAGCGAACTTACACCTTTTACAACACTTCCATGTCTTCTCTGGCGAGCTATCTCACCTTCACGTCGCAACATACGGTGGAAGACCAGACCGGTTTAAAAGGCAGATACAAGTTTGTATTGCGCCGTTTGCCAGCCGATGAGGACTCCGCTCCGCCTGTACCTTACGATTTGCGCGCGTTGGGTCTGAAGGCTGATAAGGAAGAAGTGTCGTCGATGATTTGGGTTGTCGATAGTATTGAGCGACCGAGCCCGAACTAG
- a CDS encoding LysR family transcriptional regulator, whose amino-acid sequence MSVNLDALRSFVVLAEELHFGRAAKRLYVAQPTLTKQIQRLESELAASLFTRTTGQVSLTSAGTVLLERAAELVRAGASFESFAREASTGEVGTLRIGFGIATLSDLLPQSVIAYRAAFPKMRLEMQDMSSRAQMDALLEGSIDLGFVRMPVRHSKLKTLVVLREELLIAVAASGKHAATASLRDLRDEPFVLIGRSTSATYHSHALSLCALAGFQPNVVQEAKELFTVLSLVRAGLGVSLVPSTARRMRVPGVAFHSVRKTEARWDIAMAWRRDRERIVEPFAKLVRDTAKSAK is encoded by the coding sequence ATGAGCGTGAATCTGGATGCACTGCGATCGTTCGTTGTTTTGGCAGAGGAGCTGCATTTTGGCAGGGCAGCAAAGCGTCTCTATGTTGCGCAACCAACTCTGACGAAACAGATACAGCGACTTGAGAGTGAGCTTGCTGCCTCGCTGTTTACGAGGACTACCGGGCAGGTGAGCCTTACTTCTGCGGGAACGGTTTTGCTGGAAAGGGCAGCAGAGCTTGTTCGTGCAGGGGCGAGTTTTGAAAGCTTTGCGCGTGAGGCAAGTACGGGTGAGGTTGGCACGCTTCGCATTGGGTTTGGGATTGCGACGTTGAGTGATCTGTTGCCGCAGTCGGTGATTGCGTATCGCGCTGCGTTCCCGAAGATGCGTTTGGAGATGCAGGACATGAGTAGCCGTGCGCAGATGGATGCTCTGCTGGAAGGCTCAATTGACTTGGGGTTTGTTCGGATGCCAGTCCGACACAGCAAGCTGAAGACGCTTGTAGTGCTTCGAGAAGAATTGCTTATTGCAGTCGCTGCTTCTGGCAAGCATGCCGCCACAGCCTCGTTACGTGACCTACGTGATGAGCCGTTTGTGTTGATTGGCAGATCAACTTCAGCAACATATCACAGTCATGCGTTGAGCCTGTGTGCGCTGGCTGGCTTTCAGCCGAATGTGGTCCAGGAGGCGAAAGAACTATTCACAGTGCTGAGCCTGGTGCGTGCGGGACTTGGTGTGAGTCTTGTTCCTTCGACTGCTCGACGTATGCGGGTTCCGGGTGTGGCCTTTCATTCCGTTCGTAAGACGGAGGCTCGTTGGGATATTGCGATGGCCTGGAGACGCGATCGAGAGCGCATTGTTGAGCCGTTCGCCAAGTTGGTGCGTGACACTGCGAAGTCGGCGAAGTGA